In Patescibacteria group bacterium, one DNA window encodes the following:
- the trmD gene encoding tRNA (guanosine(37)-N1)-methyltransferase TrmD — protein MNFHIITLFPEAFDSYLKTSILGRAIQNKKISVTFYNPRLFTKDKHRRVDGKPYGGGPGMVIEAEPVLKAVTKAIGRKKKVKIIFLSPAGVQFDSLYSRKLTKRYKDVVIISGHYEGVDARVATILKAEHISIGPYVLTGGELPAMAIIDSLSRNIKGVLGNIDSLEEKRTASFDVYTRPEILEYKKKKYKVPKVLLSGNHREIEKWRKNKKK, from the coding sequence ATGAATTTTCACATCATCACACTTTTTCCTGAGGCATTTGACTCATATTTGAAAACTTCAATTCTTGGACGGGCAATACAAAACAAAAAGATTTCTGTTACATTTTATAATCCTCGTCTATTTACAAAAGATAAACACAGAAGAGTGGACGGCAAGCCATATGGCGGAGGCCCGGGTATGGTTATAGAAGCAGAGCCGGTATTAAAAGCGGTTACAAAAGCAATCGGCAGAAAAAAGAAAGTAAAAATTATATTTCTCTCACCCGCAGGTGTGCAGTTTGATTCACTCTATTCACGCAAACTGACAAAAAGATATAAAGATGTTGTTATTATTTCTGGGCACTACGAAGGAGTCGATGCTCGTGTTGCTACAATATTGAAAGCAGAACATATTTCAATTGGTCCATATGTACTTACCGGCGGAGAACTTCCTGCAATGGCTATCATTGATAGTCTCTCGCGTAATATAAAAGGAGTGCTTGGTAATATAGATTCTCTTGAGGAGAAAAGGACAGCAAGTTTTGATGTATATACTCGTCCGGAGATTTTAGAATACAAGAAGAAAAAGTATAAAGTACCAAAAGTGCTCCTTTCTGGAAATCATAGAGAAATTGAAAAATGGAGGAAAAATAAGAAAAAATGA
- a CDS encoding KH domain-containing protein → VARAVDEMGVLLTLGVNPEDMGKIIGRQGNTAKAIRTLLRVVGMKNNSRVNLKIEEPEGREAPTASKSVDEAMEDLKV, encoded by the coding sequence GTGGCTCGGGCAGTGGATGAAATGGGAGTACTGCTTACTCTCGGTGTGAATCCAGAGGATATGGGTAAAATCATCGGACGACAGGGCAATACTGCCAAAGCTATCCGCACACTGCTTCGGGTTGTAGGCATGAAAAACAACTCTAGGGTCAATCTTAAAATAGAGGAACCTGAGGGAAGGGAAGCACCAACTGCTTCCAAGAGCGTTGATGAAGCAATGGAAGATCTCAAGGTCTAA